In Eschrichtius robustus isolate mEscRob2 chromosome 2, mEscRob2.pri, whole genome shotgun sequence, a single window of DNA contains:
- the DOT1L gene encoding histone-lysine N-methyltransferase, H3 lysine-79 specific isoform X4, whose product MLERGDFLSEEWRERIANTSVIFVNNFAFGPEVDHQLKERFANMKEGGRIVSSKPFAPLNFRINSRNLSDIGTIMRVVELSPLKGSVSWTGKPVSYYLHTIDRTILENYFSSLKNPKLREEQEAARRRQQRENKSNTTTPTKVPESKAAMPADTPMDSGAEEEKAGSTAVKKPSPSKARKKKLNKKGRKMAGRKRGRPKKMSTANPERKPKKTQSALDLLHAQTVSRAASPSPQGAPYQLPPSTQRRPPEQLLLAPAPPALHRLLESFKIQYLQFLAYTKTPQYKANLQQLLDQEKEKNARLVGAVQQLFGHCQAQKEEIKRLFQQKLDELGVKALTYNDLIQAQKEISAHNQQLREQTEQLEKGNRELRSQSLRLLQARCEELKLDWPTLSLEGLLKEKQALKSQISEKQRHCLELQISIVELEKSQRQQELLQLKSCVPPDDALSLHLRGKGGLGREQEAEPGRPHLELDCARFSLPHLSNMSPELSMNGHAAGYELCGALSRPSPKQNTPQYLASPLDQEVVPCTPNHSGRPRLEKLSGLALPDYTRLSPAKLVLRRHLSQDHTANSRATASELHPRAEHAKENGLPYQSPGIANGIKLSPQDPRPSSPAALQMTGEKGSEKREQAGPVVCLQGWKERTYASSGEAITSLPVSIPLSTVQPSKLPVSIPLASVVLPSRAEKVRSTPSPVPQAREPSSTLEKQMGAGAHGSGGSAAGSRSLALASAGFAYAGSVAISGALAGSPAPLVSGAEPPALDESSSSGSLFATVGSRSSTPQHPSLLAQPRNCGSASPAPQLCASPRHGAQGPLPDASKGDLPSEAGFSDPESEAKRRIVFTISAGSSSAKQSPSSKHSPLSSGARGDGGQSHGQDSRKRGRRKRAAAGTPGLSSGVSPKRRALPSVAGLFTQSSGSPLNLNSMVSNINQPLEITAISSPESSLKSSPVPYQDNDQPPVLKKEKPLSQTNGAHYSPLTSDEEQGSEDEPGSARIERKIATISLESKSPPKTLENGGGLAGRKVPASEPVNSSKWKSTFSPISDLGLAKAADSPLQAASALSHNSLFAFRPGLEEPGAADAKLAAHPRKSFPGALPGAGGLSPSSHPASGFALGGGLAADLSLHSFSDGASLSHKAPEAAGLGAPLSFPGPRGKEGGAAEPGPFVNKRQLDGLAPKGEGGPPVCGPADKASATHGKAGKGRDREPDVKNGHNLFMAAAAAAAAAAAPPGGLLSGPGLAPAASSAGGTAPSAQTHRPFLGAFAPGPQFTLGPMSLQANLGPSVLQSLFSSVPAAGLVHVSTAATRLTNSHAMGSFSSGVAGGAVGGN is encoded by the exons ACATCGGCACCATCATGCGCGTCGTGGAGCTGTCGCCGCTAAAAGGCTCGGTGTCGTGGACGGGGAAGCCGGTGTCTTACTACCTGCACACCATCGACCGCACCATA cTTGAAAACTATTTTTCTAGTCTGAAAAATCCAAAACTCAGG GAGGAACAAGAGGCAGCTCGGCGCCGGCAGCAGCGGGAGAACAAGAGCAACACGACCACCCCCACCAAGGTGCCCGAGAGCAAGGCGGCCATGCCCGCCGACACCCCCATG GACTCTGGTGCTGAGGAAGAGAAAGCCGGGTCGACCGCTGTCAAGAAGCCGTCTCCCTCCAAGGCCCGGAAGAAGAAGCTGAACAAGAAGGGCCGGAAGATGGCTGGCCGGAAGCGCGGACGTCCCAAGAAGATGAGCACCGCCAACCCCGAGCGCAAGCCCAAGAAGACCCAGAGCGCACTCGACCTGCTGCACGCCCAGACCGTGTCGCGGGCGGCGTCACCCTCGCCGCAGG GCGCCCCCTACCAGCTACCTCCCAGCACGCAGCGGCGCCCCCCTGAGCAGCTGCTGCTggcgcccgccccgcccgccctgcACAGGCTGCTAG AATCCTTCAAGATTCAGTACCTACAGTTCCTGGCATACACAAAGACCCCTCAGTACAAGGCCAACCTGCAGCAGCTGCTGGACCAGGAGAAG GAGAAGAACGCCCGGTTGGTGGGCGCTGTGCAGCAGCTGTTCGGCCACTGCCAAGCTCAGAAGGAGGAGATCAAGAGGCTTTTCCAGCAGAAACTGGATGAG CTGGGAGTGAAGGCGCTGACCTACAACGACCTGATCCAAGCACAGAAGGAGATCTCGGCTCACAACCAGCAGCTGAGGGAGCAGACGGAGCAGCTGGAAAAGGGCAACCGGGAGCTGAGGAGCCAGAGCCTGCGGCTG CTCCAGGCACGGTGCGAGGAGCTGAAGCTGGACTGGCCCACGCTGTCCCTGGAGGGCCTGCTGAAGGAGAAGCAGGCCCTGAAGAGCCAGATCTCGGAGAAGCAGAGGCACTGCCTGGAGCTGCAG ATCAGCATCGTGGAGCTGGAGAAGAGCCAGCGGCAGCAGGAGCTCCTGCAGCTCAAGTCCTGCGTGCCGCCCGACGACGCCCTGTCCCTGCATCTGCGCGGGAAGGGTGGCCTGGGCCGAGAGCAGGAGGCTGAGCCCGGCCGGCCACACCTGGAGCTGGACTGCGCCAGGTTCTCCCTGCCCCACTTGAGCAACATGAGCCCAGAGCTGTCCATGAACGGCCACGCGGCCGGCTACGAACTCTGCGGCGCGCTGAGCCGGCCCTCACCCAAGCAGAACACCCCCCAGTACCTGGCCTCCCCCCTGGACCAGGAGGTCGTGCCCTGCACCCCGAACCACAGTGGCCGGCCGAGGCTCGAGAAGTTGTCCGGCCTGGCCCTGCCCGACTACACCAGGCTCTCCCCTGCCAAGCTGGTGCTGCGGCGCCACCTGAGCCAGGACCACACAGCCAACAGCAGGGCGACCGCCAGTGAGCTGCACCCACG AGCTGAGCATGCCAAGGAGAACGGCCTCCCGTACCAGAGCCCCGGCATCGCCAATGGCATCAAACTGAGCCCGCAGGACCCTCGGCCCTCGTCCCCTGCGGCCTTGCAGATGACGGGAGAGAAGGGCAGTGAGAAG CGGGAGCAGGCCGGCCCGGTGGTGTGTCTGCAGGGTTGGAAGGAGCGCACCTACGCCAGCAGTGGGGAGGCCATCACCAGCCTGCCCGTCAGCATCCCGCTCAGCACCGTGCAGCCCAGCAAGCTGCCAGTCAGCATCCCTCTGGCCAGCGTGGTGCTGCCCAGCCGCGCCGAGAAGGTG AGAAGCACCCCCAGCCCCGTGCCGCAGGCCCGAGAGCCCTCGTCCACGCTGGAGAAGCAGATGGGTGCTGGCGCCCACGGCTCCGGGGGCAGCGCTGCTGGGAGCAGAAGCCTCGCCCTGGCCTCCGCGG GCTTCGCCTACGCCGGCTCGGTGGCCATCAGCGGGGCCCTGGCAGGCAGCCCGGCACCACTCGTCTCTGGAGCCGAGCCCCCCGCCCTGGATGAGTCCTCCAGCTCCGGAAGCCTCTTCGCCACTGTGGGGTCCCGCAGCTCCACCCCTCAGCACCCCTCCCTGCTGGCGCAGCCCCGCAACTGCGGCTCAGCCTCGCCCGCCCCCCAGCTCTGCGCCAGTCCCCGGCACGGCGCCCAGGGCCCACTCCCCGACGCCAGCAAAGGAGACCTGCCCTCTGAGGCCGGCTTCTCGGATCCCGAGAGTGAAGCCAAGAGAAGGATCGTCTTCACCATCTCGGCCGGCTCCAGCAGCGCCAAGCAGTCGCCTTCCAGCAAGCACAGCCCTCTGTCCTCGGGCGCCCGTGGTGACGGCGGCCAGAGCCACGGGCAGGACAGCCGCAAGAGGGGCAGGAGGAAGCGGGCCGCGGCAGGGACCCCCGGCCTCAGCTCGGGCGTGTCCCCCAAGCGCCGGGCCCTGCCGTCCGTCGCCGGCCTCTTCACCCAGTCTTCAGGGTCCCCCCTGAACCTCAACTCCATG GTCAGCAACATCAACCAGCCCTTGGAAATCACGGCCATCTCATCCCCTGAGAGCTCCCTGAAGAGCTCGCCTGTCCCTTACCAGGACAACGACCAGCCGCCCGTGCTCAAGAAGGAGAAGCCCCTGAGCCAGACCAACGGGGCCCACTATTCCCCGCTGACCTCGGATGAGGAGCAGGGCTCTGAGGACGAGCCTGGCAGTGCCAG aattgaaagaaaaattgcAACAATCTCCTTAGAAAGCAAATCTCCTCCGAAAACCTTGGAAAATG GTGGCGGCCTGGCGGGAAGGAAGGTGCCGGCCAGTGAGCCGGTCAACAGCAGCAAGTGGAAGTCCACCTTCTCGCCCATCTCCGACCTCGGCCTGGCCAAGGCAGCCGACAGCCCGCTGCAGGCCGCCTCCGCTCTGAGCCACAACTCCCTGTTCGCTTTCCGGCCCGGCCTGGAGGAACCTGGCGCGGCTGACGCCAAGCTGGCTGCCCACCCCAGGAAGAGCTTCCCAGGCGCGCTGCCGGGAGCGGGCGGGCTGAGCCCCAGCAGCCATCCCGCCAGCGGCTTCGCCCTGGGCGGGGGCCTGGCAGCCGACCTCAGTTTACACAGCTTCAGCGATGGTGCTTCTCTCTCCCACAAGGCCCCCGAGGCGGCCGGCCTGGGCGCCCCCCTGAGCTTTCCCGGCCCGCGGGGCAAGGAGGGCGGCGCCGCAGAGCCCGGCCCCTTCGTGAACAAGAGGCAGCTGGACGGACTGGCCCCAAAGGGCGAGGGTGGCCCGCCTGTGTGCGGGCCCGCGGACAAGGCCTCAGCGACGCACGGCAAGGCGGGCAAGGGCCGTGACCGCGAGCCCGACGTCAAGAACGGCCACAACCTCTTCatggccgctgccgccgccgccgccgccgccgccgcgcccccCGGGGGCCTCCTCAGCGGCCCGGGCCTTGCCCCAGCGGCGTCCTCAGCAGGGGGCACGGCCCCGTCCGCCCAGACCCACCGCCCCTTCCTGGGCGCCTTCGCCCCTGGCCCGCAGTTCACGCTGGGCCCCATGTCCCTGCAGGCCAACCTGGGCCCGTCCGTGCTGCAGTCCCTGTTCAGCTCCGTGCCCGCCGCCGGCCTGGTGCACGTCTCAACCGCTGCCACCAGACTGACCAACTCGCACGCCATGGGCAGCTTCTCCTCCGGGGTGGCCGGCGGTGCAGTCGGAG GTAACTAG